CCGCCTGCCTCAGCGCGGCTTCAGCTGGGCATACACCTCTTGCGAAACCCGCATCAGCTCGGCCCGATCGGCCCCGGCCGAGATGGCGTAGCCGAACTGATTCTCGACCCAATAGAACACGTTGACGGGACCGTCGGTGCCGAAGTGGAACGAGGTGCTCGCGTCGCCCGGCACCTCGCGCGTCACGTACAGGGTCAGGCGTTGCCCGCTCGTGGTGCCATACATGAACTGGGCCACCGGCCCCTTGTCACCCGGCAGGAGGCGGCCGCCCATCAGCTCGTAGCCCAGGTTGGTGAGCATCGGCGGCCGCACGGCCGTGCCCATGCGTTTGGTCAACCAGGTCACCAGGGCCTGCTCCTGATCGGCACCCAACTCCACGGGCCGACGCACGTCGGGGCTGTACACCACGTGGGCGATGGCGGCACGGCGGGCAAAGCCGGACAGCGTACCGTCGCCTGCCATCGAGGCCGCGCTGGACTGGCTGGCTTGGACCAGCCGCATGCTCTCGGCATCCAGGTGGCCGCGCAGCGACCACGCGGAGCCGCCGCTGACGACGGCCACCAGCACGCCGGCGGCGAGCCCCCGCCACGGCAAGGCACCGGCGGGGCGCTTCAGCGGCAGGCCCAGGGGCAGCGGCTCGTCGAGCACAGGGTCCAGCCAGCGGTGCAGCAGCCGGTTCTGCTGCTGCCAGTCGCGCACGCGCTCCTGCTCCTGCGGATGCGTCGCCAGGTATTGCTCGACCAGCGCCGTCCGCTGGCCGGACAACTGGCGGTCGGCGTAAGCGTGCAGATCCGCCTCGGTGATGGGGGCTGGTGCACCGGGGCCGATGCCCGAGCCGACGCTTCGGGGCTTGTTGTCGTCCATGGTCATTTCACGCGTTGAATCTTGCTCGCAGGGGCGGCATGGCCTTGAAGTTGCTCGCGCAGGCGCGCACGGGCACGCGACAGGCGTGACATCACGGTGCCAACCGGTATGCCCAACACGGCGGCCACCTCCTGGTAGCTCAGCTCTTCCAAGCCCACCAGCAGCAGCACCTCGCGGTGTTCGGGCGGCAACCGCTGAAGAGCGCGATCGAGGTCGCGCAGTTCCAGCGCATCGGTCTGCCGCGGGCGCTGCGGTGTCTCGGGCAGATCGTCTCCGGCGCTGTCCTCGGGGCGGCTGCGTTGCGCGCGCAAGCGGTCGACGAAGTGGTTGTGCAGGATACCGAACATCCACGCCCGGATGTCGCCACGCCTTTGCCACATCGAGAAGCGGCTCCAAGCGCGCTCCAGCGTGTCCTGCACCAGGTCGTCGGCTCGGTCTCGGTCCGATACCAGCCCGCGCGCGTAGCGCCGCAGGCTGGGAATGCAAGCAACGATCTCGGCTTCGTCTTGCGCGCGCATCGTGGGATCAGGCGGTCATGCGTGGCGTGCTTACTTGATGACGTGCCACACATCCTTGAAGTTGTCGCCCGTCACGTCGCCGGGCTTCTTGTCTGCGGCATAGGTGTAAACCGGCTTGCCCTTGTAGGCCCACTGCTTGCTGCCGTCGTCGCGGGTGACGATGCTCAGGTCCCCTTCGGCTTTGGCGTCGGCCGCAACGGCCGCCGGCGGCCAGAGGGTGGCGCAAGGGCCGTTGCAAGTGCTCTTGCCGCTGCCGGCGACGTCCTTGTCGAAGGTGTAGAGCGTCATGCCGCTGGTGTTGACCAGCATGCCGCCGGCCATCTTGGCAGCGGGCTCGGCGTGGGCCAACGTCGCGAAGACAGCGGTCAGTGACAAAGCCAGGGTAGGCAGCAAACGAACAGTCATGGTCAGTTCTCCAAAAAAAGTTTGTAACGCTGACATAGACGATTGGCTTTGCGGGTTTATTCCACCAGTGCCTTGAAATTCACCTGGCGGTCTCGCAGTGGTCCACGAACCTCTGCAGGCCTGCCGAGAACTGCTTTTGCCGATGGTGCACTAGGTAAAAGCGTCGGCTTAGCCGCGGCAGGCTGCTGTTGACGACCACCAGCCGCCGCAACGTCAACAGGTCCTGGACGGCACACAGGGACAGGCAGGCGAGCCCCAGGCCCTCGGCGGCGGCCTGCTTGATGGCCTCGGTGCTGCCCAATTGCATCGTTTGCTCCCACTGGTGCAGGTGCGGAAGCAGCGCGTGCTCCACCGCTTCCCTGGTTCCCGAGCCCGGTTCACGCACCAGCCAGCATTGCAAGCGCAGCGCCTTCAGTCCGATACGGGCGGCAGGATCGCCTGCCAGCAAAGGGTGTGATGGGGCGCAGACCAGCACCAGTTCGTCCTCCAGCCAAGGCCGCACCTGCAGCGCGGACTCATGGCAGGGACCTTCGATCAGCCCCAGGTCCACGTCCAGTCGCGCCACCGCAGCGGCGACGTCGCTCGTGTTGCCGATGGTCGCGTCAATGGCGGTGCCGGGAGCTTCGCGCAGGTGGCTGGCCACCAGTGCCGGCAGCAGGTAGTTGCCGATGGTCGTGCTC
This genomic interval from Ottowia oryzae contains the following:
- a CDS encoding anti-sigma factor family protein; this translates as MDDNKPRSVGSGIGPGAPAPITEADLHAYADRQLSGQRTALVEQYLATHPQEQERVRDWQQQNRLLHRWLDPVLDEPLPLGLPLKRPAGALPWRGLAAGVLVAVVSGGSAWSLRGHLDAESMRLVQASQSSAASMAGDGTLSGFARRAAIAHVVYSPDVRRPVELGADQEQALVTWLTKRMGTAVRPPMLTNLGYELMGGRLLPGDKGPVAQFMYGTTSGQRLTLYVTREVPGDASTSFHFGTDGPVNVFYWVENQFGYAISAGADRAELMRVSQEVYAQLKPR
- a CDS encoding RNA polymerase sigma factor, whose product is MRAQDEAEIVACIPSLRRYARGLVSDRDRADDLVQDTLERAWSRFSMWQRRGDIRAWMFGILHNHFVDRLRAQRSRPEDSAGDDLPETPQRPRQTDALELRDLDRALQRLPPEHREVLLLVGLEELSYQEVAAVLGIPVGTVMSRLSRARARLREQLQGHAAPASKIQRVK
- a CDS encoding COG4315 family predicted lipoprotein, whose translation is MTVRLLPTLALSLTAVFATLAHAEPAAKMAGGMLVNTSGMTLYTFDKDVAGSGKSTCNGPCATLWPPAAVAADAKAEGDLSIVTRDDGSKQWAYKGKPVYTYAADKKPGDVTGDNFKDVWHVIK
- a CDS encoding LysR family transcriptional regulator, whose amino-acid sequence is MRLTLRQLQIFAAVADTGSTTAAGLRVALSQSASSAALNELEGLLGVPLFDRIGKRLVLNDTGRGLLPQARALLDGAAGIESQFGIGAGERSSPVMRTRLRVGASTTIGNYLLPALVASHLREAPGTAIDATIGNTSDVAAAVARLDVDLGLIEGPCHESALQVRPWLEDELVLVCAPSHPLLAGDPAARIGLKALRLQCWLVREPGSGTREAVEHALLPHLHQWEQTMQLGSTEAIKQAAAEGLGLACLSLCAVQDLLTLRRLVVVNSSLPRLSRRFYLVHHRQKQFSAGLQRFVDHCETAR